Proteins from one Sabethes cyaneus chromosome 2, idSabCyanKW18_F2, whole genome shotgun sequence genomic window:
- the LOC128735934 gene encoding uncharacterized protein LOC128735934, which yields MVEKKALNVYMKTKSTEIRKLDSMKMKKIEDITPQPEWVENTTNVDLPDYLVRSLRLGPNFNIQNKTSIPYVRFIADVETAIQKKPDADNIRTEISTIISNHINYKNQPRTKENDWIHKDIVKSRKFLKENPDLYVTKADKGNKVVLISAQEYHQKMTELVNDTEVYKPINENPTNRTLRKLNTIIQSWWENKHIDTHTKNKLKVFNCHPPRIYGLPKIHKNGRPLRPVVSTIGSATYRMAQYLAGILGHLVGKTEHHIRNSFDFADEISRFRVPDGTVMYSLDVVSLYTNIPTDKVYEYVEEKWSELQRYTTIPFESFKIAMKCVLEASFFQYNNMFFMQIYGLPIGSPLSPVVANIVMEKLEINTLAALKQQGIEIGMYKRYVDDCLVVGKEDEIDTVLREFNQFSNTIKFTFEKETESSLRFLDLTLRRNKEKIEKMWYPKQKNGRYLDFMSESPHSHKINTITALLDRALKLTDPENREQSILVAVNTLRKNNYPEHLIKHILKNRVHLMYNTLKSNSDEEKTTKYISLPYIPCLSEKVAKALRKHDITVAHKPNDKMKDVLFAKLKDKIPVMQQTNVIYSVPCGVCVNNVYIGQTSQTLEKRLQQHMNSIRTRTSMTGLTQHTVEQGHVFKFSDTSILERVSNEANRLTAETLHIKLREGNTVNLQRDAMSFSSVYNGILCKLRTATLCSNNAGE from the coding sequence ATGGTGGAAAAGAAAGCACTAAACGTCTACATGAAAACAAAATCCACAGAAATAAGAAAACTGGATAGTATGAAGATGAAAAAGATTGAAGACATCACTCCACAACCGGAATGGGTCGAAAACACCACAAACGTAGATCTTCCAGATTATCTTGTTAGATCGCTCAGATTAGGTCCCAACTTTAACATCCAAAATAAAACATCGATACCGTACGTAAGGTTCATTGCAGATGTTGAAACTGCTATCCAAAAGAAACCTGACGCTGACAACATCCGCACAGAAATCTCCACAATAATATCCAATCACATAAATTATAAAAACCAGCCACGCACAAAAGAAAACGATTGGATTCACAAAGACATTGTTAAAAGTCGAAAATTCCTCAAGGAAAATCCGGATCTATATGTTACGAAAGCAGACAAAGGAAATAAGGTCGTGTTGATTTCTGCGCAGGAATATCATCAAAAAATGACTGAGCTAGTAAATGATACTGAAGTTTACAAACCAATTAACGAAAATCCTACGAACCGAACACTTAGGAAGCTCAATACAATCATACAATCCTGGTGGGAAAACAAACACATCGATACacatacaaaaaacaaattaaaagtATTTAATTGTCATCCGCCAAGAATCTATGGTTTGCCGAAGATTCACAAAAATGGACGACCACTAAGGCCAGTAGTATCTACAATAGGATCAGCAACATATCGCATGGCACAATATTTGGCAGGAATTCTAGGGCACCTGGTTGGGAAAACAGAACATCACATACGCAATAGCTTCGATTTTGCTGACGAGATTTCGCGCTTCCGGGTACCAGACGGGACAGTAATGTACTCCTTAGATGTGGTGTCGCTGTATACTAATATACCAACAGACAAAGTGTACGAGTATGTGGAGGAAAAATGGAGCGAACTACAGAGATACACTACAATTCCATTTGAGAGTTTCAAGATTGCTATGAAATGTGTACTAGAGGCTTCGTTTTTCCAATACAACAACAtgttttttatgcaaatttacGGATTACCAATTGGCTCCCCCCTCTCCCCGGTGGTAGCTAACATCGTGATGGAGAAATTGGAAATAAACACACTAGCTGCACTAAAACAACAAGGCATCGAGATCGGGATGTACAAGCGTTATGTTGACGATTGCTTGGTAGTGGGAAAGGAGGACGAGATAGATACGGTTCTACGGGAATTCAACCAATTTAGCAACACCATAAAGTTTACTTTCGAGAAAGAAACGGAGTCGAGTCTTAGATTCTTAGATCTAACTCTGCGACGAAACaaggaaaaaatagaaaaaatgtgGTATCCCAAGCAGAAGAACGGTAGATATCTAGATTTTATGTCGGAAAGCCCACACAGCCACAAAATAAATACAATCACAGCCCTCCTTGATCGTGCTTTGAAGCTTACAGACCCGGAAAATCGAGAACAGAGCATTCTTGTTGCGGTAAATACATTGCGGAAGAACAACTACCCAGAACATCTAATCAAACACATACTAAAAAACAGGGTACATTTAATGTATAACACGCTAAAAAGTAACTCGgacgaagaaaaaacaacaaaatacattTCGCTCCCATATATTCCATGCTTGAGCGAAAAGGTTGCTAAAGCGTTGCGCAAACATGATATTACAGTTGCACATAAACCAAACGACAAAATGAAGGATGTACTATTTGCTAAACTAAAAGATAAAATTCCTGTTATGCAACAAACCAATGTCATTTACAGTGTACCATGTGGTGTTTGTGTGAATAATGTATACATTGGGCAAACATCGCAAACTTTGGAAAAACGTTTGCAACAACACATGAATTCAATCCGCACGAGAACATCCATGACCGGACTAACACAACACACGGTTGAGCAGGGCCATGTGTTCAAATTTTCGGACACTTCAATTTTGGAGAGAGTGAGCAATGAGGCTAACCGATTAACTGCAGAGACTCTACATATAAAGCTGCGGGAAGGGAATACAGTCAACTTACAACGTGATGCGATGAGTTTCTCCAGCGTGTACAATGGTATTCTATGTAAGCTACGGACAGCGACGCTATGCAGCAACAACGCAGGAGAGTAA